The Metabacillus sediminilitoris genome window below encodes:
- the yhfH gene encoding protein YhfH produces MIMKITEFFRNLPKKQCKECGNDMEEQHECYGNICNECLHVTDL; encoded by the coding sequence ATGATCATGAAAATCACTGAATTTTTCAGAAACTTACCTAAAAAACAATGCAAAGAGTGTGGCAACGATATGGAAGAACAACATGAGTGTTATGGCAACATCTGCAATGAATGCTTACATGTAACAGATCTTTAA
- a CDS encoding LacI family DNA-binding transcriptional regulator gives MSTIEDVAKLAGLSRTTVSRVLNDHPYVSDEKKRLVQQAVEHLGYVPNSAARSLRNQRTGIIAVLIPKIATPFFSQLVEYLEMAASAKNYQLIICQTQFSKHKERKYLDLLKTKQVDGVILTSIENELSVIDSYLHFGPIVLCNEMVEHAQIPMVYMNQANSGYLVAKHLLERGHRHIAYCSTGIESDGMKAREQGFKRALTEAGCSFNESAHFKKSATVNDGKQIFKKIVNMKVTPTAIFTGGDLVAAGFISEAIKHGWSIPEDIAVVGFDNMKISELLDPMITTVIPPVEEMAIKSMDVMYEKIHTKQYRSIEKHEYSSKLAIRESSMMNRTLVATS, from the coding sequence TTGTCTACCATAGAAGATGTCGCGAAACTGGCAGGATTATCAAGAACGACTGTATCTCGTGTCTTAAATGATCATCCATATGTTTCTGATGAGAAAAAGAGATTAGTTCAGCAGGCTGTGGAACATTTGGGGTATGTTCCAAACTCTGCTGCAAGAAGCTTAAGAAATCAAAGAACAGGAATTATTGCTGTATTAATTCCAAAAATAGCGACACCATTTTTTAGTCAGCTTGTCGAATATTTAGAGATGGCTGCATCTGCTAAAAACTATCAATTAATCATTTGTCAAACTCAATTCTCTAAACATAAAGAGCGGAAGTATCTCGATCTGCTTAAAACTAAACAGGTTGATGGCGTCATATTGACATCAATTGAAAATGAATTGTCAGTTATTGACTCTTACTTACATTTTGGTCCCATTGTACTTTGCAATGAAATGGTTGAGCATGCCCAAATTCCGATGGTGTACATGAATCAAGCGAATAGTGGCTATTTAGTTGCCAAGCATTTGCTTGAAAGGGGTCATAGACATATTGCTTATTGTTCAACAGGAATAGAAAGTGATGGAATGAAGGCAAGAGAACAAGGGTTTAAACGGGCCTTAACAGAAGCAGGCTGCAGTTTTAATGAAAGCGCTCACTTTAAAAAGAGTGCAACTGTAAACGATGGGAAACAAATTTTTAAAAAGATAGTGAATATGAAGGTTACTCCAACAGCTATATTTACTGGTGGAGACCTTGTAGCAGCAGGGTTCATTTCAGAAGCAATAAAACATGGTTGGAGCATTCCAGAGGATATCGCTGTAGTAGGATTTGATAATATGAAAATTTCGGAATTATTGGATCCGATGATTACAACAGTTATACCGCCTGTAGAAGAAATGGCGATAAAATCGATGGATGTTATGTATGAGAAAATACATACAAAACAGTATCGATCCATCGAAAAACATGAATACTCTTCAAAACTAGCAATTCGTGAATCATCGATGATGAACAGAACGCTAGTTGCAACATCATAA
- a CDS encoding lipoate--protein ligase → MFFIDNKGITDPRINLAIEEYSLKYLDPNESYLLFYINEPSIIIGKNQNTIEEINTAYVEENHIHVVRRLSGGGAVYHDKGNLNFSFITKDDGNSFHNFKKFTEPVVKALEKLGVKAEMSGRNDIIASDRRKISGNAQFSTRGRMFSHGTLLFDSEIDSVVSALKVKKDKIESKGIKSIRSRVANIREYLKEKITITQFRELLLRNIFDGAENIPTYNLTEEDWGKINEISKERYQNWDWNYGKSPKFNYQHSHRFPVGQIDVRLEVHKGIIENCKIYGDFFGVEDVEEIEAALAGARYDKGEMDKALEKIDVKKYFGNIEKADFLNLIY, encoded by the coding sequence ATGTTTTTTATCGATAATAAAGGAATAACAGATCCAAGAATCAACTTGGCGATTGAGGAGTATTCACTTAAGTATTTAGATCCAAATGAATCCTACTTATTATTTTACATAAATGAACCATCGATTATCATTGGTAAAAATCAGAACACGATTGAAGAAATCAATACGGCATATGTTGAAGAAAATCATATTCATGTTGTTAGAAGGCTATCAGGCGGCGGTGCTGTTTACCACGATAAAGGGAATTTAAATTTTAGCTTTATTACAAAAGATGATGGAAATAGTTTTCACAATTTCAAGAAGTTCACTGAACCAGTTGTTAAAGCACTTGAAAAACTGGGCGTTAAGGCTGAAATGAGTGGAAGAAATGATATTATCGCAAGTGATAGGCGCAAGATTTCTGGAAATGCTCAATTTTCTACAAGAGGTCGGATGTTCTCGCATGGTACATTATTATTTGATTCAGAAATTGATAGCGTTGTTTCAGCATTAAAAGTGAAAAAAGACAAAATCGAATCTAAAGGCATTAAATCAATTAGAAGCCGTGTCGCCAATATTAGAGAGTATTTAAAAGAAAAAATCACAATTACTCAATTTAGAGAACTGTTGCTGCGGAATATATTTGATGGAGCTGAGAATATACCAACATATAATCTCACTGAGGAAGATTGGGGGAAAATCAATGAGATCTCAAAAGAACGCTACCAGAATTGGGATTGGAACTATGGAAAATCCCCTAAATTTAACTATCAGCATTCACACCGATTCCCAGTAGGGCAAATTGATGTACGCTTGGAAGTGCATAAAGGAATTATCGAGAATTGTAAGATATATGGAGACTTTTTTGGCGTAGAGGATGTTGAAGAAATTGAAGCAGCATTGGCAGGTGCTCGGTACGATAAAGGTGAAATGGATAAAGCGCTTGAAAAGATCGATGTAAAGAAATATTTCGGAAATATTGAAAAAGCTGATTTTCTAAATCTTATCTATTAA
- a CDS encoding TetR/AcrR family transcriptional regulator: MSINRKQLILEAATKSFAQFGYKATTMDQVSRLANVGKGTIYTFYKNKEELFSEILDGVLLDMKEAAEDAFNSQLPFFENVHRAIYRILEFRKSHQLTIKIFQESNEMGTPMVKEGVQKVEAMVLNYIKQKIIVAIDKKEIQPCDPELTAFILLKLYVSLIFDWEKNHEPLDKEKIAKVLEQYILKGLSI; the protein is encoded by the coding sequence TTGAGTATAAATCGTAAGCAACTTATTTTGGAAGCAGCAACTAAATCGTTTGCGCAATTCGGATATAAAGCAACAACAATGGACCAAGTTTCACGACTAGCTAATGTTGGAAAGGGCACGATTTATACGTTCTATAAAAACAAGGAAGAATTATTTTCTGAAATCCTAGATGGTGTTTTATTAGATATGAAAGAAGCTGCGGAAGATGCATTTAACTCACAGCTCCCATTTTTCGAAAATGTCCATCGTGCCATTTATCGTATCTTAGAATTTCGTAAGTCACATCAATTAACAATAAAAATTTTTCAAGAAAGCAATGAAATGGGAACTCCGATGGTAAAAGAAGGCGTACAAAAGGTTGAAGCGATGGTACTTAATTATATTAAACAAAAAATCATTGTTGCAATTGATAAAAAGGAAATCCAACCATGTGATCCAGAGTTAACTGCTTTTATTTTATTAAAATTATACGTTTCATTAATATTTGATTGGGAAAAAAATCATGAACCGCTTGATAAAGAAAAAATTGCAAAAGTATTAGAACAATATATATTGAAAGGATTATCAATCTGA
- a CDS encoding YhgE/Pip domain-containing protein → MSLIKNEWKALFKNKKVMIAVIGVLFIPLMYSGGYLGAFWDPYGKLEELSVAVVNNDNGTTYEGEELAVGNELVKNLKENPTFEWHFVDKNKAEKGLENHEFYMAIEIPENFSSNATTLQADHPQHLELSFKTNKAYNFISGQIGESAVAKIKEEVATSLTKTYAETIFNNIELMSDGIGEASNGANELNNGTGKLKEGSETLDKSLHELVKKSVTFKDGLHGASTGTSELTNGIGSLDDGLSKMKQGQNELYNGSVKTESGTAQLVTGLNDSLSGMKELQKSLPTLTAGTEEFHNQAPKLVEGTKQLADGTSNASVGAANLSQNLSQVTKEVNDMLIELQGMPLPEDKQQELLKLADDLNTLDQGGKQLSTSLNQIAAGAGELHTSVSVLPANTEKLYEGTTSVQDAINQLTLGQEKLYNGAVQVNDGQSQITAGLGNFGDKITEAKTGSAQLKTGSEALEDGIGKLANGSTALEDGSVKLADGADQLDDGLKELSDGTSELSTKLGEAADETKDVKGSDEQYDMIADPVDVKTEEVNDIPNYGTGLAPYFLSLALFVGTLLLTVVFPLRKPSAAPKSGFSWFISKFSILFMVAVIQAILADFVLLFGLGIEVKSVGLFVLFSILTSLTFISIVQFLVTTMADPGRFIAIIILILQLTTSAGTFPLELIPDLYQKINQWLPMTYSVAGFKAVISSGDFAYMWSQALVLVGFLLCAVSGTIIYFSWKLKKENHRASNEEMAHI, encoded by the coding sequence ATGTCTTTAATAAAAAACGAATGGAAGGCATTATTTAAAAATAAAAAAGTGATGATTGCTGTAATTGGGGTTTTATTTATTCCGTTAATGTATAGCGGCGGGTACCTTGGTGCTTTTTGGGACCCTTACGGAAAGCTTGAAGAGTTGTCTGTTGCTGTTGTGAATAATGATAATGGCACAACGTATGAAGGAGAAGAACTAGCAGTTGGAAATGAACTTGTTAAAAACTTAAAGGAAAACCCTACATTTGAATGGCATTTTGTTGATAAGAATAAAGCTGAAAAAGGCCTAGAAAATCATGAGTTTTACATGGCAATTGAAATACCCGAAAATTTTTCAAGCAATGCTACAACTTTACAAGCCGATCATCCGCAGCATTTAGAACTGTCATTCAAAACAAACAAAGCCTATAACTTTATTTCAGGACAAATTGGAGAAAGTGCTGTTGCGAAAATAAAAGAAGAAGTTGCCACTTCATTAACAAAAACATATGCAGAAACGATTTTTAATAATATTGAGTTAATGTCAGATGGAATTGGCGAGGCAAGTAATGGAGCAAATGAACTAAATAATGGTACAGGAAAGCTTAAAGAAGGTTCTGAAACCCTTGATAAAAGTCTACATGAATTAGTAAAAAAATCAGTTACCTTTAAAGACGGCTTACATGGAGCATCAACAGGTACATCTGAGCTTACAAATGGCATAGGCAGCTTAGATGATGGATTGTCGAAAATGAAACAAGGTCAAAATGAGTTATATAATGGATCCGTAAAAACGGAATCAGGGACAGCACAATTAGTAACAGGCCTAAATGATTCATTATCAGGAATGAAGGAATTACAAAAATCGCTCCCAACTTTAACAGCTGGTACAGAGGAGTTTCATAATCAAGCACCAAAACTAGTTGAAGGGACAAAGCAGCTTGCAGATGGAACATCTAATGCAAGTGTAGGAGCAGCTAATTTGTCGCAAAATTTATCACAAGTAACAAAAGAAGTAAATGATATGCTGATAGAATTACAAGGCATGCCATTACCTGAAGATAAGCAGCAGGAACTATTAAAATTAGCGGACGATCTTAACACCTTAGATCAAGGTGGGAAACAGCTATCTACAAGTCTAAATCAAATAGCAGCAGGGGCTGGTGAGCTTCATACAAGTGTTAGTGTATTACCGGCCAATACTGAAAAGCTCTATGAAGGTACAACTTCTGTACAAGATGCAATTAATCAATTAACTTTGGGACAAGAAAAGTTATACAATGGTGCCGTCCAAGTAAATGATGGCCAATCACAAATCACAGCAGGGCTCGGGAATTTTGGAGATAAAATTACTGAAGCAAAAACAGGATCAGCTCAGCTGAAAACTGGCAGTGAAGCACTAGAAGATGGAATTGGTAAGCTAGCAAATGGTTCGACAGCTTTAGAAGACGGTTCCGTAAAATTAGCTGATGGAGCCGACCAACTTGATGATGGTTTAAAAGAACTTTCAGATGGAACAAGTGAGCTTTCGACGAAGCTTGGAGAAGCAGCAGATGAAACAAAAGATGTGAAAGGTTCTGATGAACAATATGATATGATTGCAGATCCTGTAGATGTAAAGACAGAAGAAGTAAATGATATACCGAACTATGGTACTGGGCTTGCCCCTTATTTTCTATCTTTAGCATTGTTTGTAGGAACATTACTTTTAACAGTAGTCTTTCCGCTGCGTAAACCATCAGCAGCTCCTAAATCTGGATTCTCATGGTTTATAAGCAAATTTAGCATTCTTTTCATGGTAGCAGTAATTCAAGCAATCCTTGCAGATTTTGTTCTCTTATTCGGATTAGGGATAGAAGTAAAAAGTGTTGGATTGTTTGTTTTGTTTAGTATTTTGACAAGCTTAACATTTATTTCAATCGTACAGTTTTTAGTGACAACAATGGCTGATCCAGGTCGCTTTATTGCTATCATTATACTAATTCTTCAATTAACAACAAGTGCAGGAACATTTCCGTTAGAATTAATTCCTGATCTTTATCAGAAAATCAATCAATGGCTGCCGATGACGTACTCTGTTGCGGGATTTAAAGCCGTCATTTCTAGCGGGGATTTTGCTTATATGTGGTCACAAGCACTTGTATTAGTCGGATTTTTACTATGTGCTGTAAGTGGGACAATTATCTACTTTTCTTGGAAGTTGAAAAAAGAAAATCATAGAGCAAGTAATGAGGAGATGGCACACATTTAA
- a CDS encoding LysE/ArgO family amino acid transporter, whose amino-acid sequence MINAVIHGVILAFGLILPLGVQNVFVFNQGATQKEFNKTLPVIITASICDSILISLAVLGVSVIVLGIYWVKLLLLVVGIIFLFYMGFMTWKSKPATYSTADKALSPKKQIAFAASVSLLNPHAIMDTIGVIGTSSLSYTGIGKVAFTIACIATSWIWFFTLALVGRQVGRLNHSGSFIMILNKVSALIMWATAIYLFSTLLS is encoded by the coding sequence ATGATAAATGCTGTTATACATGGTGTTATTTTGGCTTTTGGATTAATTCTTCCATTGGGCGTACAAAATGTTTTTGTTTTTAATCAAGGTGCAACCCAAAAGGAATTTAATAAAACTTTACCAGTTATTATTACTGCTTCAATATGTGATTCAATCCTTATATCTTTAGCTGTATTAGGTGTATCAGTTATTGTTTTGGGTATCTACTGGGTTAAATTGCTGTTATTAGTAGTTGGAATTATTTTTTTATTTTATATGGGCTTTATGACTTGGAAAAGCAAACCTGCTACATATTCTACTGCTGATAAGGCTCTTTCTCCAAAAAAGCAAATTGCATTTGCAGCCTCCGTTTCGCTGTTAAATCCGCATGCTATAATGGATACAATCGGTGTAATTGGAACAAGTTCATTATCATACACAGGTATTGGGAAGGTTGCATTTACTATAGCGTGTATTGCAACTTCTTGGATATGGTTTTTTACTTTAGCATTAGTCGGAAGGCAAGTTGGAAGGTTAAATCATTCAGGAAGCTTTATCATGATTCTTAACAAAGTTTCGGCTCTCATTATGTGGGCAACAGCTATTTATTTATTTTCTACATTACTTTCTTAG
- a CDS encoding MBL fold metallo-hydrolase: MKLKVIGYWGGFPAANEATSGYLLESNGYKLLVDCGSAVLSKLQETISIDELDAVILSHYHHDHIADIGPLQYANYVTSMLKGTKKTLPIYGHALDMQAFNRLTYKDATKGIVYDPHKSLMIGPFTLTFLRTIHPAPCFAMRITDQKSTIVYTADSSFQEAFIPFSTGADLLIAESNFYADQDGTNAGHMNSKEAAHIAEAANVKQLLLTHLPHFGEHDNLVKEASEDFKGQVVLASSGYEWNND; this comes from the coding sequence ATGAAACTTAAGGTTATTGGCTACTGGGGAGGTTTTCCCGCTGCGAATGAAGCAACATCAGGATATTTACTTGAATCAAATGGTTACAAATTATTAGTTGATTGCGGTAGTGCTGTATTGTCTAAGCTTCAGGAGACCATTTCGATAGATGAGTTAGATGCTGTTATCCTTTCTCATTATCACCATGACCATATTGCAGATATTGGTCCATTACAATATGCAAACTATGTGACTTCTATGTTAAAGGGGACTAAAAAGACCTTACCTATCTATGGACATGCATTAGATATGCAAGCTTTTAATAGGTTAACCTATAAAGATGCAACAAAAGGAATTGTGTACGATCCTCATAAATCTTTAATGATTGGACCATTTACACTTACATTTTTACGTACCATCCATCCTGCACCTTGTTTTGCAATGAGGATAACTGATCAGAAGTCGACAATTGTTTATACGGCAGATTCTAGTTTTCAGGAAGCATTTATACCATTTTCAACTGGTGCAGATCTTCTTATCGCCGAATCCAATTTTTATGCGGATCAAGATGGTACAAATGCAGGACATATGAATAGTAAGGAAGCAGCACATATTGCGGAAGCTGCTAACGTAAAGCAACTGCTACTAACACATTTACCTCATTTCGGTGAGCACGATAATTTAGTGAAAGAAGCTAGTGAAGATTTTAAAGGACAGGTTGTTCTGGCAAGTTCAGGTTATGAGTGGAACAACGATTAA
- a CDS encoding YwbE family protein — MTGTKREDIKQGTKVRVVQKQDQRSGKLTEGVVSKILTNSATHPHGIKVMLENGIVGRVKEIVTE, encoded by the coding sequence ATGACAGGAACCAAAAGAGAAGATATTAAACAAGGGACAAAGGTAAGAGTGGTACAAAAACAAGACCAACGATCAGGAAAATTAACTGAAGGTGTTGTTTCAAAAATACTAACAAATTCAGCAACACATCCACATGGTATAAAGGTAATGCTAGAGAATGGGATCGTGGGCAGAGTGAAGGAAATTGTTACTGAATGA
- a CDS encoding DUF3189 family protein: MIYIYNCYGGTHSSALAAAYHLNKLSDHKEPTKDEILKIDVFNKLTTKDMGKLFFHGNDEEGNKVYTLGRGSSKVIVPAMYSVFELFNDTGKLDEKIIFSNTSPIVPLAMTFGGLFSRRLKIHFIGVPLLISGAKKAHKDIIKLVQHTKDMGKATTSKIEILDNAFGK, encoded by the coding sequence TTGATCTATATATACAACTGTTATGGCGGGACACATTCATCAGCACTTGCAGCTGCCTATCATTTGAACAAGCTTTCTGATCATAAAGAACCTACAAAGGATGAGATATTAAAAATTGATGTTTTTAATAAATTAACAACGAAAGATATGGGGAAGTTATTTTTCCATGGCAATGATGAAGAGGGAAATAAAGTGTATACATTAGGTAGAGGTTCATCGAAAGTAATTGTTCCAGCTATGTATAGTGTGTTTGAACTATTTAATGACACCGGGAAACTTGATGAAAAGATCATCTTTTCAAATACATCTCCTATAGTACCATTAGCTATGACGTTTGGAGGCTTATTTTCAAGGAGATTAAAAATCCATTTTATTGGTGTTCCCTTATTAATTTCAGGAGCAAAAAAGGCACATAAAGACATCATTAAGCTTGTTCAACATACAAAAGATATGGGAAAAGCGACTACCAGCAAGATTGAAATTCTAGATAATGCCTTTGGAAAATAA
- a CDS encoding SDR family NAD(P)-dependent oxidoreductase yields the protein MPKTALITGATSGLGYEFVKLFAKDGYNLVIVSRNKQKMEQIKQSFQNIEIKVIVKDLSEPNAVKEVIEEMDKQEITIDVLVNNAGFGLLGHFDQLDIQEQLNMIQLNVAALTELTYYLLPKMKQKKDGKILNIASTAAFQPGPLMAVYYATKAYVLSFSEALVEELSDSKVMVTTLCPGPTKTNFGSVANVEGTKMFSRAMNAEIVAKQGYNALLNGKRVVVTGGLNKAGTIAAKFLPRSLAAKIAKSIARKE from the coding sequence ATGCCGAAAACAGCTCTCATAACAGGTGCAACTAGTGGATTAGGGTATGAATTTGTTAAATTATTTGCAAAAGACGGATATAACCTCGTAATCGTCTCAAGAAATAAACAAAAAATGGAGCAAATCAAACAGTCTTTTCAAAACATTGAAATAAAGGTTATTGTAAAAGATTTAAGTGAACCTAATGCTGTAAAAGAAGTAATTGAGGAAATGGATAAGCAAGAAATCACCATTGACGTATTGGTAAACAATGCTGGCTTTGGTTTATTAGGTCATTTTGATCAGTTGGATATTCAAGAACAATTGAATATGATTCAATTAAATGTAGCTGCGTTAACGGAACTAACTTATTACTTGTTACCAAAAATGAAACAAAAAAAGGATGGTAAGATATTAAATATTGCAAGTACAGCTGCATTCCAACCAGGTCCTTTGATGGCTGTTTATTATGCAACAAAAGCATATGTGCTTTCGTTCTCTGAAGCACTAGTAGAAGAATTATCAGACAGTAAAGTTATGGTGACAACACTTTGTCCTGGTCCTACTAAAACCAACTTCGGATCAGTAGCTAATGTTGAGGGAACAAAAATGTTTAGTAGAGCAATGAATGCAGAAATTGTTGCGAAACAAGGCTACAATGCTTTATTGAATGGAAAGCGCGTTGTTGTAACAGGTGGTCTGAATAAAGCGGGTACAATAGCTGCGAAATTCCTACCGAGAAGTCTAGCTGCAAAAATAGCAAAGTCAATTGCAAGAAAAGAATAG
- a CDS encoding DUF1697 domain-containing protein gives MTIYIALIRGINVGGHNLIKMQDLRNSLKSIGLGHVQTYIQSGNIVFQSEDKPEKLKLQIEQVIKSEFGFLVPVILRSSPEWEEIIKNCPYAVNSISEGESMHLALLETEPTKASMQQLLAFKSETEECYINGKEIYVYLRKSFHRAKLPIQIQKLGVSATVRNWKTIKKLDAMVNAMK, from the coding sequence GTGACAATCTATATCGCATTGATACGAGGGATTAATGTAGGTGGACACAATTTAATTAAGATGCAAGATTTAAGAAATTCCTTAAAAAGTATAGGCTTAGGACATGTTCAAACTTACATCCAAAGTGGGAACATTGTATTTCAGTCTGAAGATAAGCCCGAAAAATTAAAATTACAAATTGAACAAGTGATAAAAAGTGAATTTGGATTTTTAGTTCCTGTTATCTTACGGTCATCTCCAGAGTGGGAAGAAATAATTAAGAATTGTCCTTACGCTGTAAACTCGATATCTGAAGGGGAGAGTATGCACTTAGCACTGTTGGAGACAGAGCCTACTAAGGCAAGTATGCAACAGTTACTCGCATTTAAAAGTGAAACAGAAGAATGTTACATAAATGGTAAGGAGATTTATGTCTATTTACGGAAAAGTTTCCACCGTGCAAAGCTGCCAATTCAGATTCAAAAGTTAGGAGTTTCAGCAACAGTACGCAATTGGAAAACAATAAAGAAGCTCGATGCTATGGTAAACGCTATGAAGTGA